ACCGCCATTGTCGAAGCAGCGGATATGGGTGGAACCTGCGTCAATCGGGGTTGTATTCCTTCAAAAGCACTACTTGCTGCTGCTGGTCGCGTGCGAGAATTACGCAATGCGCATCATCTCAAAGCTTTGGGAATTCATGTTGGGGATGTGGCGTTTGACCGCGCAGCGATCGCGGATCATGCAAATAACTTAGTCAGCAAGATTCAAGGTGATTTGACAAATAGCCTCAAACGTCTCGGTGTTGAGATCATTCGCGGTTGGGGTAAAGTCGCCGGACAGCAAAAAGTTGCGATCGCTACTGACAACGGCGAAAAAACTGTTACAGCCAAAGATATTATTCTTTCGCCTGGTTCTGTCCCATTTGTTCCACCAGGAATTGAAGTAGACGGCAAAACAGTCTTTACAAGCGACCAAGGTGTCAAGTTAGAATCACTTCCGGATTGGGTGGCAATTATTGGTAGCGGCTATATTGGGCTAGAATTTTCTGATGTGTACTCAGCGCTAGGGTGTGAAATTACAATGATTGAAGCCCTAGACCAACTGATGCCAGGATTTGACCGCGATATTGCCAAATTAGCTGAACGGATATTAATTACACCCCGCGATATCGAAACGTATGTGGGAATTTACGCAAAGCGCGTCATTCCTGGTTCTCCTGTCGTCATTGAACTTGCAGACTTCAAAACGAAAGAAGACGTGGATATCATTGAGGTTGATGCTTGCTTGGTAGCTACCGGACGCATCCCAGTCACGCAAAACCTTGGGTTAGATTCGGTGGGTGTCGAACTTGATCGCCGCAACTTTATTCCTGTAGACGATCGCATGGCAGTTTTATCTGCGGGTGAACCCACACCACATTTATGGGCAATTGGCGACGCGAACGGCAAAATGATGTTAGCGCACGCGGCTTCTGCACAAGGTATCGTCGCCGTTGAAAATATCTGCGGAAGACACCAAGAAATCGACTATCGCAGTATCCCCGCCGCCGCGTTTACGCACCCTGAAATTAGCTACGTAGGAATGACCGAAACTGCGGCGAAAGATATGGGTAAAGAACAAGGATTTGAAGTGAGTGCAGTTCGTACATACTTCAAAGGGAATTCTAAAGCCCTCGCAGAAGGTGAAGCTGACGGTATCGCAAAGGTCGTGTATCGTAAAGATACGGGCGAAGTCCTCGGCGTTCATATCATCGGAATGCACGCCTCAGATTTAATTCACGAAGCTTCCGCCGCGATCGCTAACCGTCAATCTGTTTATTCTTTAGCACATCTCGTCCACGCCCACCCCACACTTTCAGAAGTGCTGGATGAAGCATATAAGCGTGCCATTGCTTGAGTAAAATGCGAATCGGTAATAGGTAAT
This is a stretch of genomic DNA from Chroogloeocystis siderophila 5.2 s.c.1. It encodes these proteins:
- the lpdA gene encoding dihydrolipoyl dehydrogenase; this encodes MSQEAFDYDLVIIGAGVGGHGAALHAVSCGLKTAIVEAADMGGTCVNRGCIPSKALLAAAGRVRELRNAHHLKALGIHVGDVAFDRAAIADHANNLVSKIQGDLTNSLKRLGVEIIRGWGKVAGQQKVAIATDNGEKTVTAKDIILSPGSVPFVPPGIEVDGKTVFTSDQGVKLESLPDWVAIIGSGYIGLEFSDVYSALGCEITMIEALDQLMPGFDRDIAKLAERILITPRDIETYVGIYAKRVIPGSPVVIELADFKTKEDVDIIEVDACLVATGRIPVTQNLGLDSVGVELDRRNFIPVDDRMAVLSAGEPTPHLWAIGDANGKMMLAHAASAQGIVAVENICGRHQEIDYRSIPAAAFTHPEISYVGMTETAAKDMGKEQGFEVSAVRTYFKGNSKALAEGEADGIAKVVYRKDTGEVLGVHIIGMHASDLIHEASAAIANRQSVYSLAHLVHAHPTLSEVLDEAYKRAIA